In one window of Leptospira sp. GIMC2001 DNA:
- the waaF gene encoding lipopolysaccharide heptosyltransferase II, whose translation MKQAYQNILIIQTAFLGDLILTTPFVHQVKKLYPNSKITIVVNQGTASVLEGNPDLDQILQLDKKRAKKSVSYFVRFAYELRKKKFDLVLSPHFSFRSSLLSWLTKAKVRIGYKQAGFSFLYTKKVNRPLQGMHEVDKLFSLIYDNTIEFPKGRERRPYLYPKSEDINFVNSLLSKDIQDFILISPSSLWETKRYPSSGFIELSKIILERTNLAIVLSGSPSDLELTNSIYESVIESKPKWKERLLNLACKTNLIQLAGLISKSKIIVSNDSSPIHYASAFNIPTLMIYGATIPEFGYSTLVENQEIAEITGLDCRPCGIHGGRICPEKHFRCMLDQDPKTLFSKIENILNRIYNKSEKL comes from the coding sequence ATGAAACAAGCATATCAAAATATACTTATAATACAAACTGCCTTTTTGGGTGATCTAATTCTGACGACTCCCTTCGTTCACCAGGTGAAGAAGCTGTATCCCAATTCGAAGATAACCATTGTGGTTAATCAAGGAACCGCAAGTGTATTAGAAGGTAATCCAGATTTGGATCAAATACTTCAGCTCGATAAGAAAAGAGCAAAGAAAAGTGTAAGCTACTTTGTAAGATTTGCTTATGAACTCAGGAAAAAGAAATTTGATTTAGTATTGAGTCCACATTTTTCCTTTCGATCAAGTCTGCTGTCCTGGTTAACCAAAGCAAAAGTTAGAATTGGCTACAAACAGGCAGGTTTTTCTTTTCTATATACAAAAAAGGTGAACCGTCCGCTGCAAGGAATGCATGAAGTGGATAAATTATTTTCTTTGATTTATGATAATACAATTGAATTCCCAAAAGGACGGGAGAGAAGACCTTATCTATATCCTAAGTCCGAAGATATAAACTTCGTCAATAGTTTATTATCCAAAGATATACAGGATTTTATTCTCATTTCGCCATCTTCTCTTTGGGAGACAAAAAGATATCCTTCTTCTGGATTCATAGAACTCAGCAAAATCATTTTGGAAAGAACCAATCTGGCAATTGTGCTAAGTGGATCTCCAAGTGATTTAGAATTAACTAATTCAATTTACGAATCTGTCATCGAATCAAAACCGAAATGGAAAGAAAGACTTCTGAATCTGGCTTGCAAAACAAATCTAATTCAACTTGCTGGATTGATTTCAAAAAGTAAAATTATTGTATCTAATGATTCGTCTCCAATTCATTATGCCTCAGCATTTAATATTCCTACATTGATGATTTATGGTGCAACGATTCCTGAATTTGGATATTCAACCTTAGTCGAAAATCAGGAAATAGCGGAGATAACTGGACTTGATTGCAGACCTTGTGGCATTCACGGAGGACGAATCTGTCCCGAAAAACATTTTAGATGTATGCTAGATCAAGATCCAAAAACCCTCTTTTCGAAAATTGAAAATATTCTAAATAGAATCTACAATAAAAGTGAGAAATTATGA
- a CDS encoding aminopeptidase P N-terminal domain-containing protein codes for MKEIDYSVFQQRIKKVQSKLESDDLLILFAASHKIRNRDVEYKFRQDSDFYYLTGIEEHDSILVLSKNYSCMFCLPKNKDEEIWTGIRLGRAKIKKYLNLDEAFDISEWEKTLPNLLSNKIRLFYFFGKNSIRDTEIIQAVEKVSSRSRDGKFGPEKIEQPSFLHEMRLIKTQEEIQILKEAARITFLGHSQLFNEAKAGMMEYELEGILEKAYLSEGAWGGGYGHIVASGKNACILHYVSNNAMLKNGDIVLVDSGAEIKNYTADVTRCFPVSNKFSDAQAHIYQLVLAAQKNAISMVQSGRPFYDIQNVTIRFFVDCLIDLGILEGSIDKNIESGEYKRFYMHKIGHYLGMDVHDVGKYYIQGKNRALVDGMIVTIEPGLYFDPDDKTIPKEFRGIGIRIEDDILVSGKKPINLTEAIPKELSDIEEIRAFANS; via the coding sequence ATGAAAGAAATAGACTATTCTGTTTTCCAACAAAGAATTAAAAAAGTTCAATCAAAACTCGAGTCCGATGATTTACTTATTTTATTTGCAGCTTCTCATAAAATTAGAAATCGAGATGTTGAATATAAATTCAGACAAGATTCAGACTTTTACTATCTAACTGGAATCGAAGAACATGATTCAATACTCGTTTTAAGCAAAAACTATTCATGTATGTTCTGTCTTCCGAAGAATAAGGACGAGGAAATTTGGACAGGGATACGCTTAGGTAGAGCAAAAATAAAAAAATACCTTAATTTAGATGAGGCTTTCGATATTAGTGAATGGGAGAAAACCTTACCCAATTTATTAAGCAATAAAATTAGATTATTCTATTTCTTTGGTAAGAACAGCATTCGTGATACAGAAATTATTCAAGCCGTAGAAAAAGTTTCTTCTCGTTCAAGAGATGGCAAATTTGGTCCAGAAAAAATTGAGCAGCCGAGTTTCTTACACGAGATGAGATTGATCAAGACACAAGAAGAAATCCAAATCCTTAAAGAAGCAGCGAGAATTACTTTTCTCGGACATAGTCAGCTTTTCAATGAAGCAAAGGCTGGAATGATGGAATATGAATTGGAAGGAATTCTTGAGAAAGCATATCTCTCCGAAGGAGCTTGGGGTGGGGGATATGGACATATTGTAGCTAGCGGTAAAAATGCATGCATATTACATTATGTATCCAACAATGCAATGCTGAAAAATGGTGATATTGTGTTAGTTGATAGCGGAGCAGAAATCAAAAACTATACTGCGGACGTTACCCGTTGTTTTCCTGTTAGCAATAAATTCTCGGATGCACAAGCACATATTTACCAACTTGTTCTAGCAGCGCAGAAAAATGCAATCTCTATGGTTCAATCTGGGCGTCCATTTTACGATATTCAAAATGTAACGATTCGGTTTTTTGTCGATTGTCTAATTGATCTAGGTATATTAGAAGGATCCATTGATAAGAATATTGAATCGGGCGAATACAAACGATTCTACATGCATAAAATCGGCCATTATCTAGGAATGGATGTTCATGATGTGGGTAAATACTATATCCAAGGCAAAAATCGAGCGTTGGTTGATGGAATGATAGTCACAATTGAACCAGGTCTGTATTTTGATCCAGATGATAAAACTATACCGAAAGAGTTCAGGGGAATTGGAATTCGAATTGAAGATGATATTTTGGTATCTGGTAAGAAGCCAATCAATCTAACTGAAGCGATACCAAAAGAATTATCTGATATCGAAGAGATTAGAGCCTTCGCTAATTCTTAA
- a CDS encoding M20 metallopeptidase family protein, whose amino-acid sequence MLSNLVSDQRYQEMVSNRRTIHKHPELKYEEVQTAKFVEKHLTTLNFTYEGGIAETGIVCLIDSGKPGKTLLVRADMDALPIFEENNVYYKSTHEGIMHACGHDGHTSILMGLASDLHEDLKSIIPQGRVLLVFQPAEEGGSGADRMIEAGILEKYNVDACLALHVWNHIDIGRVGVVNGTMMASVDQFEIKIKGISGHGAMPQHTVDPIVVGSHIVTALQTIVSRNTDPLDSCVVTVGSFHSGNAFNVIPETATLTGTVRTFSKSVYESVPEKIEKLVRNIASGFGAEIEWTYTRIDKPTINDSNMADLVRKSVIEVLGEDSLTEENTRTMGGEDFSAFLMKVPGCYFFVGSRNPSKGFTHSHHSSFFDFDEDAMIYGLSILKKAIWNYLKN is encoded by the coding sequence ATGTTATCTAATTTAGTATCCGATCAGAGATATCAGGAAATGGTATCGAATCGACGAACCATTCACAAGCATCCGGAATTAAAATACGAAGAAGTCCAGACTGCAAAGTTTGTTGAAAAACACTTAACTACTTTAAATTTTACTTATGAAGGTGGTATTGCTGAGACTGGCATCGTTTGTTTGATTGATTCAGGAAAACCAGGCAAGACCCTACTGGTTCGTGCTGACATGGACGCACTTCCCATTTTTGAAGAGAATAATGTATATTATAAATCAACCCATGAAGGAATTATGCATGCCTGCGGTCATGATGGACATACTTCTATCCTCATGGGTTTAGCATCGGACTTACATGAAGATTTGAAATCTATAATTCCACAAGGTCGTGTTTTGTTAGTTTTCCAACCTGCTGAAGAAGGCGGAAGTGGTGCGGATCGAATGATTGAGGCAGGAATATTAGAAAAATACAATGTGGATGCCTGTCTTGCTCTACATGTTTGGAATCATATAGATATCGGTCGAGTCGGAGTGGTCAATGGAACTATGATGGCTTCGGTTGATCAATTTGAAATCAAGATCAAAGGAATCAGTGGCCACGGCGCTATGCCTCAACATACAGTTGACCCGATCGTTGTAGGATCTCATATAGTTACTGCACTTCAGACAATTGTATCTAGAAATACTGATCCGTTGGACTCTTGCGTTGTCACTGTCGGTTCTTTCCATAGTGGTAATGCTTTTAACGTGATTCCAGAAACGGCAACTTTAACAGGAACTGTTCGAACTTTCTCTAAATCTGTATATGAGTCCGTTCCAGAAAAAATAGAAAAATTGGTAAGAAATATTGCTTCCGGTTTTGGTGCTGAGATTGAATGGACTTATACAAGAATTGATAAACCTACAATCAATGATTCGAACATGGCTGATCTTGTTCGCAAGTCCGTAATAGAGGTATTAGGTGAAGATTCCCTTACAGAAGAAAATACAAGAACAATGGGTGGAGAGGATTTTTCTGCATTTCTTATGAAGGTACCAGGTTGTTATTTTTTTGTTGGTTCGAGGAATCCAAGCAAAGGGTTTACACATTCTCATCATAGCAGCTTTTTCGATTTTGATGAGGATGCAATGATCTATGGCCTTTCTATATTAAAGAAAGCAATTTGGAATTATCTTAAGAATTAG
- a CDS encoding TolC family protein, which produces MNLFYNRKASLAVPILSFSLLLSLPSNLNSDEFDEQIRRAAINELENPGLILPELTKQKKLNLTIDQAVQYVISNNLTVQNAKFEILKADSPELKNESKFIWKIVGGVTVFKQQLPQNNVNLFQGTKISQDRISAGIEKQFAQGTYFKVEGYTQRFDSSAFEGNNTPSSFSILAIPPLYTGGLSFTLSQELLKYSFGQSEENTKKILRNQTKLKRDEMINILTQLVVSVLIDYWSLSIYDSQVTTYENLLKNTQEIRSLTIRKQGLGLSENFEVNQWNSVLSKTESILEKAKIERLQKERDLVRILNVDTNSSISGLTDLNEKPPAKVNLEKDIDYAYSNRLDLITIRRSKEMAKLGLANAEEEEKPSVKASLTYGSIAQSVLGPQYNWSNPNQSAYAFLFPQLYAEMKIDYPLWNEETKAEIRAAEVDIADLDIAEKQLRDGIRDELKDRWNNIQSSYAVLQETKQTQVENQKYYNGLLSRFRQGRYNAVVVKTALDALVQTELAVTQAKINYNINLLRYDLAKNFIFEKYGVDIYRILAEVEKEAVKAGMPSSGSLFDESK; this is translated from the coding sequence ATGAACCTCTTTTACAATCGAAAGGCATCACTCGCGGTTCCTATTCTGTCGTTTTCGTTGTTGCTTTCGCTTCCTTCAAACTTGAATTCTGATGAATTTGATGAGCAGATAAGAAGAGCTGCGATTAATGAGTTGGAAAATCCTGGGCTAATTCTTCCTGAGCTTACTAAACAAAAAAAGTTAAATCTCACGATTGATCAAGCAGTACAATATGTAATTTCCAATAATTTAACTGTACAAAATGCAAAATTTGAAATTTTAAAAGCGGATAGTCCTGAACTAAAAAACGAATCCAAATTTATTTGGAAAATAGTTGGTGGAGTTACAGTTTTTAAGCAACAACTACCTCAGAACAATGTAAACCTTTTTCAAGGAACGAAAATTAGCCAAGATAGAATTTCTGCAGGAATTGAAAAGCAGTTTGCTCAAGGAACTTATTTCAAAGTAGAAGGATATACACAACGCTTCGACTCATCTGCATTTGAAGGTAACAATACTCCTAGTAGTTTTAGCATTCTAGCAATCCCTCCCCTTTATACAGGAGGTTTGAGTTTTACACTCTCTCAAGAATTATTAAAATACTCTTTTGGACAGTCAGAAGAGAATACAAAAAAGATTCTACGCAATCAAACAAAATTGAAAAGAGACGAGATGATCAATATTTTGACTCAGCTTGTTGTGAGTGTACTAATTGACTATTGGTCCCTATCGATCTACGACTCACAAGTTACAACTTATGAAAATTTACTTAAGAATACACAAGAGATTCGTAGCTTAACGATTCGTAAACAAGGCTTGGGCTTGTCCGAAAATTTTGAAGTCAATCAATGGAATTCAGTTTTGAGTAAAACTGAATCCATTCTGGAAAAAGCGAAAATTGAGAGATTACAAAAAGAAAGAGATCTTGTACGAATTCTCAATGTGGATACTAACTCATCAATTTCTGGTTTAACGGATCTGAACGAGAAACCTCCAGCTAAAGTGAACCTAGAAAAGGACATTGACTATGCTTATAGTAATAGGCTTGATTTAATTACCATTAGACGATCCAAAGAAATGGCGAAATTGGGGCTCGCCAATGCCGAAGAAGAAGAAAAACCATCTGTGAAAGCAAGCCTCACATATGGCAGTATAGCTCAGTCGGTATTGGGTCCTCAATACAACTGGTCAAATCCCAATCAGTCAGCCTATGCATTTTTATTTCCTCAATTGTATGCAGAAATGAAGATTGATTATCCTCTATGGAATGAAGAAACAAAAGCAGAAATTCGTGCAGCAGAAGTGGATATCGCCGATTTGGATATTGCCGAGAAGCAACTTCGCGACGGAATTCGAGATGAGTTAAAAGATAGATGGAATAATATTCAATCATCCTACGCAGTTCTACAAGAGACCAAGCAAACGCAAGTTGAAAATCAAAAATACTATAACGGCCTTTTGTCAAGATTTAGACAAGGTAGATACAATGCAGTCGTTGTTAAAACTGCACTTGATGCATTGGTTCAAACAGAACTTGCTGTAACTCAGGCAAAAATCAATTATAATATCAACCTTTTACGATATGATTTAGCAAAAAATTTCATATTTGAAAAATATGGAGTGGATATCTATAGAATTTTAGCTGAAGTGGAAAAGGAAGCTGTAAAGGCGGGTATGCCAAGTTCCGGTTCCCTTTTTGATGAGTCTAAATGA
- a CDS encoding thioredoxin domain-containing protein, with amino-acid sequence MEYTNRLIHEKSPYLLQHSHNPVDWFPWGDEAFTKAKNEGKLIFLSIGYATCHWCHVMERESFENVETAKILNENFVSIKLDREERPDVDRIYMDAIHALNQQGGWPLNIFLTPDKLPLTGGTYFPPKARYGMKSFPEVLESVQEYWKQNKDEMLNAAQQLTEYLNSDQNSDSEKLELPERLAFENAYVLFEQYFDPDYYGFKTNNQNKFPPSMGLSYLMAFAQWINEPHALEMAELTLQAMKKGGVYDQIGGGLCRYSTDHEWLVPHFEKMLYDNALFLQALTEAWQITKKDFYKKAALDVIEYIERDLRTKEGGIASAEDADSAGEEGRFYIWDSKEIKAILEDDYHLFTKFWNISEQGNFDSKNILNETFHSKPNQDSDKNPVFDTKEFQEKIKIVKNKLLEVRNLRIRPLRDDKVLASWNALYIQSLAYSGAAFQNQEYINLACKTFNFIEEKLINWDLGIQRRYRDGESKYSGTLVDYAELGLAAMSLFRATQDIQYISKSKKISEWILNKFSSDIGPFYETEKNNSDLIRRSIDGFDSVEPSGNSATVRFFLALVSLGINTDILMFHSENIFRYFSKELSTQGISYAHMLKTYLESRELASEIVVVAQEKNSNYDEVIQFLKEEFLPGKIIVSSTSSTFSEDVKLIPILEGRKPTSNLDIYICQNRRCLLPVHSLDALKKSILQR; translated from the coding sequence ATGGAATACACCAATAGACTGATCCACGAAAAAAGTCCCTATTTGCTACAACATTCACATAACCCAGTGGATTGGTTTCCATGGGGTGATGAAGCCTTCACGAAAGCTAAAAATGAAGGCAAACTAATATTTCTTTCGATCGGTTACGCGACTTGCCACTGGTGTCATGTAATGGAAAGAGAGTCTTTTGAGAATGTTGAAACAGCAAAAATACTGAATGAAAATTTCGTATCAATCAAGTTAGATCGAGAGGAGAGGCCAGATGTGGATCGAATCTATATGGACGCAATTCATGCTCTCAATCAGCAAGGTGGATGGCCACTCAATATTTTCTTAACTCCCGACAAATTGCCACTTACTGGCGGAACTTACTTTCCGCCAAAGGCTCGGTATGGAATGAAAAGTTTCCCTGAAGTGCTGGAATCCGTGCAAGAATACTGGAAACAAAATAAAGATGAGATGTTGAATGCAGCCCAACAATTAACCGAATACCTGAATTCAGATCAAAATTCAGATTCAGAAAAATTAGAACTTCCAGAAAGGCTTGCGTTTGAGAATGCTTATGTACTCTTTGAGCAGTATTTTGATCCTGATTATTATGGATTTAAGACTAATAACCAAAATAAATTTCCACCTAGTATGGGCTTATCTTACCTTATGGCATTTGCTCAATGGATCAATGAACCTCATGCTCTAGAGATGGCAGAGCTTACTTTACAGGCAATGAAAAAAGGGGGCGTCTACGATCAGATAGGTGGTGGACTTTGCCGTTATTCTACGGATCATGAATGGCTTGTTCCTCATTTTGAAAAAATGCTTTATGACAATGCATTATTCTTACAGGCTTTAACAGAAGCTTGGCAGATAACAAAAAAAGATTTTTATAAAAAAGCTGCGCTCGATGTTATCGAATATATTGAAAGAGATTTACGAACTAAGGAAGGAGGAATAGCATCGGCCGAGGATGCTGACAGTGCAGGAGAAGAGGGTAGATTCTACATTTGGGATTCCAAAGAGATCAAAGCAATCCTTGAAGATGACTATCACTTATTTACAAAATTTTGGAATATTTCTGAACAAGGAAATTTCGATTCAAAGAATATTCTCAATGAAACTTTTCATTCAAAACCAAATCAAGATTCGGATAAAAATCCAGTGTTTGATACGAAAGAGTTTCAAGAAAAAATCAAAATCGTAAAAAATAAATTACTTGAAGTTCGTAATCTAAGAATTCGACCTCTACGAGATGATAAAGTATTAGCATCTTGGAATGCATTGTATATCCAATCATTAGCATATTCTGGAGCCGCTTTTCAAAACCAAGAATATATAAACCTGGCTTGTAAGACTTTTAATTTTATAGAAGAAAAATTGATCAATTGGGATCTGGGAATTCAGCGCAGATATAGGGATGGTGAAAGTAAATATTCCGGAACCCTCGTTGACTATGCCGAATTGGGTCTTGCGGCAATGAGTTTGTTTCGAGCAACGCAAGATATTCAATATATATCAAAATCAAAGAAAATCAGTGAATGGATTCTCAATAAATTTTCTTCTGACATCGGACCATTCTATGAAACTGAAAAAAATAATTCGGACCTTATTCGACGTTCCATAGACGGATTTGATTCTGTGGAGCCATCAGGGAATAGTGCGACCGTCCGTTTCTTTCTCGCGCTAGTGAGTCTAGGAATTAATACAGATATTCTTATGTTTCATTCTGAAAATATTTTTCGATATTTTTCTAAGGAACTATCTACTCAAGGAATCAGCTATGCTCATATGCTTAAAACTTATTTAGAATCAAGAGAACTCGCATCAGAAATTGTTGTCGTAGCCCAAGAAAAAAATTCCAATTATGATGAAGTGATTCAGTTTTTAAAAGAAGAGTTCCTTCCGGGTAAGATCATAGTTAGTTCAACCAGTTCGACATTTTCTGAAGACGTTAAGCTTATTCCGATTTTGGAAGGTAGAAAACCAACGTCCAATCTGGATATATATATCTGTCAGAATAGACGTTGTCTATTGCCAGTTCATAGCCTGGACGCTTTAAAAAAATCAATCCTCCAGAGATAG
- the rsfS gene encoding ribosome silencing factor, which produces MIKQSNKNSDVIGILKEIKRIFVEKKCDDMQFLDLQDVNSYLTYFAIATAKTNTQARSAARDIDKYMKPLRKGKGIQNHQLPSNAVGKDSSGWLLLDYGDILVHIMEPDIRTYYDLERLWGDANFLSLED; this is translated from the coding sequence TTGATAAAACAAAGCAATAAAAATTCTGATGTAATCGGAATATTAAAAGAAATAAAGCGAATTTTCGTAGAGAAAAAATGTGATGATATGCAATTTTTAGATTTGCAAGATGTAAATTCTTATCTAACCTATTTTGCAATTGCAACAGCTAAGACCAATACGCAAGCTAGGTCGGCTGCTCGTGATATTGATAAGTATATGAAGCCATTGCGTAAAGGAAAAGGAATCCAAAATCATCAATTGCCTTCCAATGCCGTCGGTAAAGATTCATCAGGATGGTTGCTATTGGACTACGGTGATATTTTAGTTCATATAATGGAACCAGACATTCGTACATACTATGATTTAGAAAGATTATGGGGTGACGCAAATTTTCTATCTCTGGAGGATTGA
- a CDS encoding LCP family protein — protein MIKNRTQFIILVVAATLVLFSLVLFVSKQMGHLKLDKQITQLRKVTFLVHAMSDDDDYFFSVLITIFPKEKKVALFFVNPLASFESEETSLEKLKSGAPKTVENEIADILGFNPNYTVTIHEKNFKKIIDFSGGLPVFFEPKTALNTDRYNRPSNGFYTLDGSDAYDYLTALSSKKALDYVARLERQESAILSYFFYVQSLKETIKKPWISFLYSLIQTNLDENEFTNLIEFLISEDIGFGISELPGELVGVPNKDESLLKVRSDTAKIAYKKFEADVLSEFFADSERGRTEVLNGTPINGLAKKAKSLLGERRIKVLSVENAWESDFKETFVIDRSGNTRLSEKVYSAMGEKNRFFVIRKELGLDVTVVLGEDFDKTKQ, from the coding sequence ATGATTAAAAATCGAACCCAATTTATCATTTTAGTGGTCGCAGCAACACTCGTTTTGTTTTCTTTGGTGCTTTTTGTATCCAAGCAGATGGGACATCTAAAGCTAGACAAACAAATCACTCAATTGAGAAAAGTTACCTTCCTTGTTCATGCAATGAGTGACGATGATGATTATTTTTTTAGCGTTCTCATTACAATTTTCCCCAAAGAAAAGAAAGTGGCATTGTTTTTTGTGAATCCACTTGCTAGTTTTGAATCCGAAGAAACCTCATTAGAAAAATTGAAATCAGGTGCGCCAAAAACTGTAGAGAATGAAATCGCTGATATTTTAGGATTTAATCCTAATTATACTGTTACGATTCATGAGAAAAATTTTAAGAAAATTATTGATTTTAGTGGTGGATTGCCTGTATTTTTTGAGCCCAAAACTGCTTTAAATACGGATCGATACAATCGCCCATCCAATGGATTTTATACTTTAGATGGATCCGATGCATACGACTATCTTACTGCCTTGTCATCAAAGAAAGCTCTTGACTATGTTGCAAGGCTAGAACGTCAAGAGAGTGCTATACTTTCTTATTTTTTCTATGTCCAATCGTTAAAAGAGACAATTAAAAAACCTTGGATATCATTTCTCTATTCATTAATTCAAACCAATTTAGACGAAAACGAATTTACAAATTTGATTGAATTTCTGATATCAGAGGATATCGGATTTGGAATTTCTGAGTTACCAGGTGAGCTAGTTGGAGTTCCTAATAAAGATGAATCACTACTAAAAGTGAGATCTGATACAGCAAAAATTGCTTATAAGAAATTCGAAGCAGATGTCTTATCAGAATTCTTCGCAGATTCTGAACGTGGCAGGACAGAAGTCCTAAACGGAACTCCAATCAATGGACTTGCTAAAAAAGCAAAGTCACTACTTGGTGAAAGAAGAATCAAAGTTCTTTCCGTAGAAAATGCATGGGAATCCGATTTCAAAGAAACCTTTGTGATCGATCGATCAGGAAATACTAGACTCTCCGAAAAAGTCTATTCCGCTATGGGTGAGAAGAATCGTTTTTTTGTAATTAGAAAAGAGTTGGGTTTAGATGTAACGGTCGTTTTGGGAGAAGATTTTGATAAAACAAAGCAATAA
- the yqeK gene encoding bis(5'-nucleosyl)-tetraphosphatase (symmetrical) YqeK — MSESKRIALYGGSFDPPHLGHRKLIEFYLDRFPSTHKVLIVPNRLSPFKENKLFLPEESLILSKINFQDINPEKIEIWDIEILKENISYSYETILAAKSLYPGYALDLLIGEDQLEDLENWKAIEIILKEISRFVVFRRNSEITQTVPIPVKMFKENFEILDNPLWIVSSSEFRMYPTGDGIYPPVFEEMKNIYSLKYNENVIKKWQGIMKGEVTETRFNHCLRVSDFAKQLALSHNYPFPEKAEIAGLIHDITKQKTDNYHLDLFQKYGFNSESIPKQSYHAFSAKYKLREMGIEDNEILNSVSYHTLGSDSMGFLAKILYVADFLGSDYALKHEDRQLWIEKSLMSLEFGMFMKSRTTMNDLIANKKSIHANTLAVYNMSINQLEEMSS; from the coding sequence ATGTCCGAGTCTAAGAGAATTGCTTTATATGGAGGAAGTTTTGATCCTCCACATTTAGGACATAGAAAATTAATAGAGTTTTATTTAGACAGATTTCCCTCAACGCATAAGGTTTTGATTGTTCCGAATCGACTATCCCCATTCAAAGAAAATAAATTATTCCTTCCAGAAGAATCATTGATATTATCGAAAATAAATTTCCAAGATATCAATCCAGAAAAAATCGAAATTTGGGATATCGAAATTCTCAAAGAAAATATCAGTTATAGTTATGAAACCATTCTTGCAGCCAAGAGTTTATATCCCGGATACGCCTTAGATCTACTGATTGGTGAAGATCAATTGGAAGATCTAGAAAACTGGAAAGCAATTGAGATTATTTTGAAAGAAATATCTCGTTTCGTTGTGTTTCGCAGGAATTCAGAAATCACGCAGACTGTTCCAATCCCTGTGAAAATGTTTAAAGAGAATTTTGAGATATTGGATAATCCATTATGGATTGTATCTTCCAGTGAATTTCGAATGTATCCAACTGGAGATGGAATCTATCCGCCAGTGTTTGAAGAGATGAAGAATATCTATTCATTAAAATACAATGAAAATGTTATAAAAAAATGGCAAGGGATCATGAAGGGTGAAGTTACTGAAACAAGGTTCAACCATTGCCTGCGAGTTTCTGACTTTGCAAAGCAATTGGCTTTGTCTCATAATTATCCTTTTCCAGAAAAAGCAGAAATCGCTGGTCTGATTCATGATATTACAAAACAAAAAACAGACAATTATCACTTAGATCTATTTCAAAAATACGGATTCAATTCCGAATCGATACCGAAGCAATCCTATCATGCGTTCTCAGCAAAATATAAGCTAAGAGAAATGGGAATTGAAGATAATGAAATACTAAATTCGGTGTCCTATCATACTCTCGGATCAGATTCAATGGGATTTCTTGCAAAAATTCTCTACGTTGCTGATTTCCTTGGTTCTGACTACGCATTAAAACATGAGGACCGTCAACTCTGGATTGAAAAATCCTTGATGTCATTAGAATTTGGAATGTTTATGAAATCTAGAACTACTATGAATGATCTGATTGCCAATAAAAAAAGTATTCATGCGAACACATTAGCTGTTTATAATATGTCGATCAATCAATTAGAGGAAATGTCATCATGA